The Fluviicola sp. genome segment CACGGGAAATACCTTCGAAATCAGAGACTGCAAAACATCCTTCCAAACACGGTTCGGGATGCATCCTTTCCGCAGCAATTGCTTCCAGCCTGGCACTGGGAAAAAAATTACCGGAGGCTTGCCGGGAAGCAAAAGAATACATCGAAAAAAGACTTTCAAGTAACGAATATTTATTAGCATACCATGTTGAGTAAGATTCAGTACATATCTCACGGAGATACTGTCGAAGAACAAAAAAAGAATATTTCAAATGCGCTGGAAGCCGGTTGTAAAATGATACAGGTCCGGTTTAAAAAAGCTTCGCGGGAAGAATTCCTGGAAGTTGCTTCACAGGCCCGCATTTGGTGTACGTATGCAAATGCACTTTTGATCATCAACGATTCCATTGAAATAGCCAAAGCAGTAGATGCAGACGGTATTCATTTGGGATTGACGGATGATTCGATCGAAGAAGCACGTAAAGCTTTAGGATCTTCTAAAATTATCGGGGGAACAGCGAATACATTGGAGGATGTATTGCAGCGAATCCGTGAAAAGTGCGATTATGTAGGATTAGGACCATTGCGTTTTACTGCTACAAAAGAGAAGTTAAGTCCGCTTCTTGGTTTTGAAGGATACCAACGGATTACGAAAGAACTGGAATTAGCCGGACTATCGATCCCGATCTATGCAATCGGGGGAATTGTACAAAATGATGTGGAACTGTTGAAAAGAACAGGTGTTTACGGAATCGCCGTTTCGGGAATGATCTCGGAAGCACCGGACAGGGGAACATTGGTAAGTGAAATTGATCAAACATTGAATTATGCTTAAACTGGCAGATAAAGAATTAAAGTCGCGTTTGTTTTTAGGTACCGGGAAATTCGGTTCTTCCAAACAAATGGAACAAGCCGTGTTGGCTTCGGGTTCCGAATTGGTGACTGTGGCGTTGAAACGTGTGGATTTGGAGACCGAAACAGATGACCTGTTGGCTCATTTGAATCATAACCACATCAACTTATTGCCGAATACTTCCGGCGCAAGAAATGCGAAAGAAGCTGTTTTTGCGGCACAATTGGCACGCGAGGCCATGGAAACGAATTGGTTGAAACTGGAGATCCACCCGGATCCCAAGTACTTGCTTCCGGATCCTATAGAAACATTGAAAGCAACCGAAGAGTTGGCAAAATTAGGATTTGTGATCCTGCCGTACATTCATGCTGATCCTGTTCTGTGCAAGCGATTGGAAGATGCAGGAACAGCTGCTGTGATGCCATTGGGAGCACCGATCGGTACGAATAAAGGACTGAAAACCCTGGATTTTTTGGAAATTATCATTGAGCAAAGTCGTGTTCCTGTTATTGTGGATGCGGGAATCGGCTCTCCGTCGCATGCTGCACACGCCATGGAATTGGGGGCAGATGCTGTCTTGGTAAATACGGCAATTGCTGTTGCAAAGAACCCGGAAGAAATGGCTTTGGCTTTTAAAATGGCAGTGGAATCCGGAAGAATGGCTTATGAAGCCGGTTTGGGAGCAATTTCCCGTTCTGCAAATGCTTCCAGCCCGTTGACAGGATTTTTGAATATGTGAAATAATAATTGCCACCTCCTCTGACGGAGTCTGATACTCGTTAGAGTCGTCAGACCTTAATCCCTCCTCAAGGAGGGAAATTGAATTCGCCTCCTCCCTTGAGGGAGGATCGAGGAGGGGGGTAATATGAGGATTGATTATGAATTTCAAAGAAATATTCGCTGAAACAAATTGGGACGAAATAAAGTCTTCCATTTACAGCAAAACAGCTGCAGATGTAGAGCGTGCCTTGTCTGCCGGGAAACGAACCTTGGAAGATTTCAAGGCATTGATTTCTCCGGCTGCCGAACCTTACCTGGAACAGATGGCGCAGGAAAGCAATGCACTGACCCAAAAACGTTTTGGAAAAACCATTCAGCTTTATACACCGATGTACCTGAGCAACGAATGCAACAATATTTGTACTTATTGCGGGTTCAGTTTCGACAATAAGATCCGTCGTAAAACGCTGACGGATGACGAAATCCTGCAGGAAGTTGCTTACTTGAAGGAACGTGGATTCAATCATATTTTGCTGGTTACGGGTGAAGCGAACCATACGGTTCACGTGCCTTATTTCAAGCGGGTCATGGATTTGATCCGGAATGAATTTGCCAACATTTCGATCGAAGTACAACCTCTGGATGAAGCCGAATACGGTGTTTTACATGAGGCCGGGGTGTATTCCGTTTTGGTTTACCAGGAAACGTATCACCAGGAAGTATACAAAGCATATCACCCGAAAGGGAAGAAATCGAATTTTGAGTACCGTTTGGACACACCCGACCGTTGTGGAAGAGCGGGAATTCACAAGATCGGTTTAGGTATTTTACTGGGCCTGGAAGACTGGCGTACAGATTCGTTTTTCTGCGCGTTGCATTTAGACTATTTGCAGAAAACGTACTGGCAAACCAAGTACTCGATCTCTTTCCCGAGAATGCGCCCGGCAGAAGGAATCATTGAACCCAATGTGATAGTTGGCGACCGGGAATTGGTACAGCTGATCTGCGCTTACCGCCTGTTCAATGAAGATGTGGAATTATCCGTTTCTACCCGCGAATCGGAACATTTCAGAAACCATGTCATTCCTTTGGGAGTTACCACCATGAGCGCCGGTTCGAAAACCAACCCGGGAGGATATGTCGTTGAGCCTGAATCCCTGGAGCAATTTGAAATTTCGGATGAACGCCCGGTGGAGGAAATCGCTGAACTAATCCGGAAACAAGGTTACGAAGCCGTTTGGAAAGACTGGGACAGAAGTTATTCTTTTTCCTCCCTTGAGGGAGGACCAAGGAGGGTGGCTGACAATTTAGGGGATGAAGGAGTTTCCAATAAAGAAAGAACTTCTCATGTTTAGTTCCAACGAATCAAAACGCTACACCAAACAAACAATCCTGGATGAGGTGGGATTGTTAGGCCAGGCAAAGCTAAAAAACGCAAGAGTTGTGGTTATTGGTGCCGGAGGTTTGGGTTGTCCGATCGTGCAGTATTTGTCTGCATGTGGTGTAGGAACAATCGGCATTGTGGATTTTGATGTGATCGAACATTCGAATTTACACCGCCAGGTTTTGTACGGTCCCGAAGATGTGGGGGAGAAGAAAGCGGAAGTAGCTAAAGAACGGGCGTTGGCCCAAAACCCCGATACGCAAATAGAGCTTTTTGATTGTGCACTCACGGATGAAAATGCAGCATTCATTTTGTCACAATTCGATTTGGTGATCGATGGCTGTGATAATTTCCTGACGCGCTATACGGTAAATGATACTTGTGTGGAATTGGGAAAATCATTGGTCTACGGAAGCATTCTCGGTTTCCAGGGACAGTTGGCGGTTTTCAATCACCGGGGAAGTAAAAACCTGCGGGATTTATTTCCGGAGCCTCCGAACGCAGAAGATGTTCCGAATTGCTCGGATAACGGTGTTTTAGGAGTTGTTCCGGGAGTGATCGGAACATTGATGGCCAATGAAGCCTTAAAATGCATCCTGGAATTGGAGATCAATCTCAATATCTTTCACATTTTCGATCTGTTGAGTCTGGAAATGACGAAACTGAGGTTTTAACCAAATAGATTCTATGTGGTCAATCCACTGCTTCCATCGTTTCATTATCTCCGCTCTGGCTTTCCAGACGCAACCAATACTGTGTTTTGGAACTACCGTTTCGCACTTCAATAGCATCCGGAATATTCTGCTCGAAGAAATACGTAATCTCATTACCGGGCAAAAAGACTTCGAAGGCTGAGTGAGGAGCTATTTCATAATCACCGTCGGCATGCACGCTGTTCGCATTATCCGTGTAAATAACCTCTTCCAGGATTAATTTGAATTCGGATTTATTAATGATGGTAACATCATCAAAGCGGTTTGGAGAAACAGAGATGGTTTTCCCGTTACCCAAAGCCTGTTTGGTGCTTCCCATCAGGTAGTATTCCTCGTAAATCAGGTCCCTGTCAATGATGTAAACTTTGGAGCAGGTCAACTGAACGGCGCTGAAGCCAATTACTCCGGCGAGGATGCTGATCACCGTTTTCTTCTTTTGCTCCAGGTGCTGTTTGATTAGGTAAAAACAGATTGCAAATAAAGCGATCCCCGCAGCAAACTTGAAAATTAAAAAAGCAGTAGTTGAAATCAGCATAACTATGTCCGTTTTTGATTGGTTCCTAACTGAAGTCCGCGGAGAAAGTTGCGCAGGAACTGGTCGCCGCAAACCCGGTAATGCGGGTGTTTCGGATCTCTGAAAAAAGCATTCAGTTCGGGTTTACCGATTCGGATATCCGCCTTCTTCAATGTTTCCACAATATCATCGTCCTTGAAATTCAAGGCAATTCGCAGCTTGCGGAAAATAATGTTATTGGTAAGTTTTTCCTCTGCTTCCGGGATTTTTCCGTCTTTCAATCCTCTCCGGTCTACGATGAAACCGTTCAGTAAAGCTGCCAGTGCCTGGTCGGGCATGGCTTTGAAACCTTCGTACTGTTCCTGCTTCATCCAGGCAAAAATGTCCAGCGGAGAAACAATGAATTCAACCGACTTGAAGAGGTTCCCGATTTTCTCTTCGTCCCATTGATAAATTTTGCGAAGCTTGTAAAAAACGTAATTGTTATCCATAATGCAAAGGTAGAATAAAACGCATTAACGGATAGCGCCCGGTTACTCACTCTTTGATATTGTCCAGGAAAAGGTCGTTTTTAATTCCTCTTGCTTCGAGTGTTTGAACAATTCCAAGAATTACAGACTGAGGTGTTTTTATATTCGTTTGAATACTGTTTTCTCCTTCCCTGAAACGCAACCAGGCCAGGTTTTGTGTAACACCATCGTATGTGACTGTATCGGTCGATTGGACTATGGAAACAACCAGGTTTTCAACGTTGAATTCGTGGATTTTATAGGAAATGTTTTTGGCTTGCGGCTTGTAAATCAACCGGTCGTTTTCAAGGATAAAATATTCTTTTCCGTGCTTGTTCCAGGTCGCCAGCCGGTAGAAAAAGTAAGCGATAAAACCAAAAATGGCCCAGGAAATGAACAACCCGAAGCTAGGTTTCCCACCTGACGAAAAAATCAGGATGCTTACAATGACCGGAATCAAAATTGTAATGTACATCAGGATCAGAGTGATGGAATATCCGCTTTTGTTCAGTCTGAAATTCGAAAGTTCGATGTGATTGGAAGTGATAATTACCGGTGAAAGCATCATGAGATTGATTAAACGATTACGATCAATGAGTTAGCCGGAACAAAAGTACCGAATTTTCAAGTACCTTTCTCCTGACAATAATCCATGAAAGAAAGAGTTTTTTTAATCACCTTGATGATTGCTTGCCTGAGCTGTGCCCAAAAACCGGCAATAGATTCATTGAAACAACTTCCGGGAATAAACCGGCAAGTGCTGGATACTGCAATGATCTACGGAAGAACCATTTCCCCGACTTATGAAAGTGCTGTCTGTACCGAATTTGTGATCGGAGTTTTGGGACATTTTATGCAATTGACTTCGGAAGATACCGTCAATATCCGGATAGATCAGCCGCGGGAAAGCATCAAGGACGTTTACCGGCAAATGAAAGAAGGATTGCCTTATCCGAAAGGAGTTGTTCACGCGCTTGTTTCCAACGGAAGAGGAATCGAAATTACTGATCCGTCACAGGTTCTCCCGGGAGATTTTGTTCAGTTCTGGTATCCGAATTCCTGGGGACATTGTGGAATTGTTTCGCACATGGATCTCAAAAATAAAGTCTTGTGGCTGCATTCATCTTATCCGAGCACGGAAGGTTATGGCATTCAACCTTTTCACATGCCGGAATATTGTCATTTTGTGCGGTTGAAAGAATAATCCGTCTAAGGAATTGATTTTTATTTGCTCATTCGAATAAACTTAGTTGAAACATAGTACTTTTGCGCCAAAATTTATCTTCCAGTGAAAAGATTATTTAAAAGCAAATGGTTTAAAATTCCATTCTTCACCCTGACCTTTCTGTTTGCCGCGATCGGCTTTTTCCTGACGGTTTCCTATGCAGCCATTCAACT includes the following:
- the thiE gene encoding thiamine phosphate synthase; translation: MLSKIQYISHGDTVEEQKKNISNALEAGCKMIQVRFKKASREEFLEVASQARIWCTYANALLIINDSIEIAKAVDADGIHLGLTDDSIEEARKALGSSKIIGGTANTLEDVLQRIREKCDYVGLGPLRFTATKEKLSPLLGFEGYQRITKELELAGLSIPIYAIGGIVQNDVELLKRTGVYGIAVSGMISEAPDRGTLVSEIDQTLNYA
- a CDS encoding thiazole synthase: MLKLADKELKSRLFLGTGKFGSSKQMEQAVLASGSELVTVALKRVDLETETDDLLAHLNHNHINLLPNTSGARNAKEAVFAAQLAREAMETNWLKLEIHPDPKYLLPDPIETLKATEELAKLGFVILPYIHADPVLCKRLEDAGTAAVMPLGAPIGTNKGLKTLDFLEIIIEQSRVPVIVDAGIGSPSHAAHAMELGADAVLVNTAIAVAKNPEEMALAFKMAVESGRMAYEAGLGAISRSANASSPLTGFLNM
- the thiH gene encoding 2-iminoacetate synthase ThiH, giving the protein MNFKEIFAETNWDEIKSSIYSKTAADVERALSAGKRTLEDFKALISPAAEPYLEQMAQESNALTQKRFGKTIQLYTPMYLSNECNNICTYCGFSFDNKIRRKTLTDDEILQEVAYLKERGFNHILLVTGEANHTVHVPYFKRVMDLIRNEFANISIEVQPLDEAEYGVLHEAGVYSVLVYQETYHQEVYKAYHPKGKKSNFEYRLDTPDRCGRAGIHKIGLGILLGLEDWRTDSFFCALHLDYLQKTYWQTKYSISFPRMRPAEGIIEPNVIVGDRELVQLICAYRLFNEDVELSVSTRESEHFRNHVIPLGVTTMSAGSKTNPGGYVVEPESLEQFEISDERPVEEIAELIRKQGYEAVWKDWDRSYSFSSLEGGPRRVADNLGDEGVSNKERTSHV
- a CDS encoding HesA/MoeB/ThiF family protein: MFSSNESKRYTKQTILDEVGLLGQAKLKNARVVVIGAGGLGCPIVQYLSACGVGTIGIVDFDVIEHSNLHRQVLYGPEDVGEKKAEVAKERALAQNPDTQIELFDCALTDENAAFILSQFDLVIDGCDNFLTRYTVNDTCVELGKSLVYGSILGFQGQLAVFNHRGSKNLRDLFPEPPNAEDVPNCSDNGVLGVVPGVIGTLMANEALKCILELEINLNIFHIFDLLSLEMTKLRF
- a CDS encoding DUF1456 family protein; this translates as MDNNYVFYKLRKIYQWDEEKIGNLFKSVEFIVSPLDIFAWMKQEQYEGFKAMPDQALAALLNGFIVDRRGLKDGKIPEAEEKLTNNIIFRKLRIALNFKDDDIVETLKKADIRIGKPELNAFFRDPKHPHYRVCGDQFLRNFLRGLQLGTNQKRT